Proteins encoded by one window of Cloeon dipterum chromosome 2, ieCloDipt1.1, whole genome shotgun sequence:
- the sty gene encoding protein sprouty: MALHGNASAARPSLAAAAAAPSSLPQVHRVVGGGGLRTQQQLQQQQPLLPRRSSPQEAVSLAQPRPDGERVANDYVEAPLRSDSAPPRPPSRAGHAQSTGPRQPARLPLPTAAKRPPPQQVVTKQPRKKSSAEAAAECVSASAGGVDGDKPGICPECGECKCNACRSPRALPERWLCNNNVYCSPAALVDYCSCLCCAKAFFYHCSKDYERDDGSAPCADEPCSCAAPRACARWGCLTALSIVLPCLLCYWPFKACKAGYESVHNRLTSNRGCRCRPPQPPLLPAAGNAPLPAAASNKALLDGSAADKRLLDSSPEC; encoded by the coding sequence ATGGCCCTGCATGGAAACGCGTCCGCCGCACGTCCGTCGctagccgcagcagcagccgccccGTCGTCGCTACCTCAAGTGCACCGCGTCGTCGGCGGAGGAGGCCTGcgcacgcagcagcagcttcagcagcagcagccgctgcTCCCGAGGCGCAGCAGCCCGCAGGAGGCGGTCAGCCTCGCGCAGCCGCGTCCAGACGGCGAGCGGGTCGCCAACGATTATGTGGAGGCGCCGCTGCGCAGCGACTCGGCACCTCCCCGCCCCCCTAGTCGAGCCGGGCATGCGCAGTCAACGGGACCGCGCCAACCCGCGCGCCTGCCCCTGCCGACGGCGGCCAAGCGGCCGCCGCCTCAGCAGGTGGTCACCAAGCAGCCGCGCAAGAAGTCTTCCGCGGAGGCCGCCGCCGAGTGCGTGTCGGCCTCGGCCGGCGGCGTCGACGGCGACAAGCCAGGCATCTGCCCCGAGTGCGGCGAGTGCAAGTGCAACGCGTGCCGTAGCCCCAGAGCGCTGCCCGAGCGCTGGCTGTGTAACAATAACGTGTACTGCTCGCCGGCGGCCTTGGTGGACTACTGCAGTTGCCTCTGTTGTGCCAAGGCTTTCTTTTACCACTGCTCCAAAGACTACGAGCGCGACGACGGTAGCGCGCCGTGCGCGGACGAGCCGTGCTCGTGCGCAGCGCCGCGCGCATGCGCCCGCTGGGGCTGCCTGACCGCGCTCAGCATCGTGCTGCCCTGCCTCCTGTGTTACTGGCCGTTTAAGGCGTGCAAAGCCGGCTACGAGTCGGTGCACAACCGGCTGACCAGCAACCGCGGCTGCCGCTGCCGGCCACCGCAGCCGCCGCTCCTCCCCGCGGCCGGCAACGCCCCCCTCCCGGCGGCCGCCAGCAACAAGGCGCTGCTTGACGGCAGCGCCGCCGACAAACGGCTGCTCGACTCGAGCCCCGAGTGTTGA